agaattctgagaataaagtcagaattcccactttaaagtcagaattctgagaataaagtcagaatcctttcacccctcgttttttttttcttcactggccctaatcctcttccgtacaatTGAGCCAATCAGAATGGCAGACTTCGGTCGGTCTCTTTTAGGGCTTTGCTCTCTTCTGACTTTGTCTCTCAAAGCCTACTTCTTGTGTCTGTTCAACCAATGCTTCCCGAGACTTTTCTAAGGGTTGACTCTTTTCCAAAGAATCGGATTGAGAATCGTTGAACATTGTCCTGCTGCAGTACCAGCTCCAGAATCAATTCAACTCAACGGAACTGAATCTCAATTGAATTggaatcaaatcaataaatgaaatCGCGCACTGACCTCCCCTCCATCCCAGGCAACTCCGCTCGGGGGAgtcccgcggcggcggcggcggcaccccTCCTCTCCTCCAGCGTTTCCAAGCCGGGGCTGCGCTGACCGCCCTCTCTGTGTCGATGTCGGTGCCGGTTCCGGTGCCCGTCGGCGGCGTGCACGCCGAGCATCCACGTGGTCGTGCATACGCAGAGCAGGAGCACGCGCATGGCGGGGGAGAGACAATTCTGCTGCAAGTGGCACATTCAAAACTCATTTCGTCGACCTGCGTGTGAAATGGGCAAGGGGCGGGTGGGTGGTCTGGGGGGGCACCCCAAGTTCTGTGCGTGCGGCGGACAATGGGGGCACCAACGGCTCGGCCAATAGGCAGCCAGGAAAGCAGACCCTAGTCAATGGTCACGTGAGACCACGGGGTCACATGAGCAACGGGTGGGGCCCGTGGGCACAAAGTCAAGCGAGGAGTCATCGTTTGTTCAATTGGATTTATTCAAATCGAACGGCTAACAATGTGGCGACACCACACAGACATCAGTCTAAGACTACTTTGAATGACGTAAGAATAGGTTAATGGTTTAATCGAATACTTTGAGGATTGGAGTTGCTATGCCTCCATCTTCTGGAGACGACGATTGGCTGCGATGGCGCGTGACCACCACTAGAGGGAGGCATGGCGACTCTGTGGCGGTGACGTCAGTGGAAATCCCATAGCTCGACTGGATGTCGCAAGCCGCAACAAGACAGGAACTAAGCCCGCAACAAGACAGGATCGAAGTTCCGCCAAcagccacgccacgccacgccacgccacagCTCGAATCACTCGAGAGAGACGGACTGTGTAAACGCCGTCCGTCAACTCTTTCGTGAGTTAGTTCTTAACGTCCAACAGCGTTTGGGCTGCGCATGCGTGTCCCAGGCATGTGTCAAGTGCTCGTCGACTGCGACCAGGCGTTCCCTCTTCGGGCCCAAAGTCTTGCAACCGTCCAGACTGTGTTGTGCTTGCAGACACGCGCGTCTAACTCGTGTTGATGTAAGTCTACTCTATTTGTTTGGCTCTTATCTTGCTCTTTTTCTCTTCGGACTCGGACTGTTTGCGCTTTCAAAGTTCCTGACAACATGACACTCATTTGACTGCATGAAAAATGGAGCATTCGGAGGTGTGTGGGTGTGACGAAAAGAATATAGCATCAAATGAAATATGACACTTAGCATCCATTGACATTATTGATTGGGCTTAGAGCTTGAGCGTTTGAAAGCCTATCTTGTTGCTGCTAGGGGGAAGAGAATCGCGTGCATCTGGTCTTTGGTCAACTTCTTCGGGCCTTTGCTGGTTGCCACGGTGATGGTGAATCTCCACACGTCCACTGTCCCAGCAGGTAGATAGATGATGGCAACCCAAAGACAGAAGCGCGCACCTCTGCCACCCTGCCTGACATTAAGGTTTCGCTGTTGGACTTGAATCTAATTTGTCATGGCATTTCCCAACGTTAGAAGCGAGGTGCCAGGACTTGGGTGAGTTGCGTGTCCTGGAAGGTGAGGCGTCGTGGGTGCGCTGTCCCTTCCGGGGCCTGGCCAATGGCTCGTCGTCGCACGCCCTGACGTGGTACCGCCTCCTCCCCGGACACCTTGAACGACCAATCAAGCGCAGGTCAACTTCGAGTGGCACGCTGCAAAATGCTGTTAGATTGCTCCTCACATTCACATGCTTCTTTGCGTGGTTCCGCGGCAGTGGGCGTGTGAGCACCGAGCGCGACTGCTTGCGCTTTCAACCGGCCGCGGCTGAGGATTCGGGCCGCTACGCCTGCCGGCTACGGTCAGAAGCAGCGGCACACGCACGCAAAGATAAACGTACCGAGAAAACACACGCTGGGTTACACGTGCGCGATACGTTACCGTGACGGCCGCCTCCTCCAGGAACCGGTCGGCGTGCGTGAACGTGAGGGTCGTCAGCCGGCCGCAGGAGGCGCCGGAGGATCCCAAATGCCATTGGCCGCTCGCCGCCGAGCCCGGTCAGGTCGTCATCCCTTTGGAGGGCGACATGGTTCTGGAGTGCCCCGACTGGCGAGaggtcgccgccgccgcggccgaCGACGCGCCCGCCGTCATCTGGTACCACGTGAGGACCCGTGGCCCGTAATCCGTCTTTGTGTCGCACGCTCACCTTCACGTGCGGCTCTTTGCGCACGTCAGGCTTGCGAGCAGCCCGACCGATGGACTAGCGACCGCGAGCAGGTCGGCGCCCGTCTTCAGGTCCACTACATGGTGGACCACTACCAAGGGCTTTACGTGTGCCAGGTGCACTACCGGCGAAGCGGCCGAGCGCTTCATTTCACACGCGGCCTCAACGTCACCGCTGTCTGTgaggacacgcacgcacgcacgcgctcaCACAAAGTGCGAGCAGCACTGCAACGCCGCTTATGGTGTGTCCAGCAGCCTCTTCACTGCCCAAAGTGCCCAGCGTGCTCCAACCGACACGCGAGCATGTCTTCAGCGTCAAACggggtgagcgagcgagcgagcgagcgcctgtCGAGGATATTTTGGTGACGTGCCGTTTTGCGTGGCGCTCGCCGCCAGGCCAGGACGTACGTCTGCTATGCACGGGACACTTTCCCTACTTGGACCAGGACTTGGAGTGGGACATCTGGTGGAGCGTGGACGGGAACAGGACGGAGCAGCTGGCAGAGCGCCGATTCTCCACAAGCAACAGGTAGCAAAGCTGGAATGTTCCCCATTATGGTATGGTATGGATCCATCGATCATGTTTGTATCCAGGCGCTTGCGCAGCCGATACGGCGATCGCACCGAGGAGAGCGTCCTGCTGATTCGCAACTTTGGCTCCCAGGACCTCGGCAAGACTTACAACTGCTCCGTGAAGAACCGGGAAGGATTCCAGACGCGCAGAGCGCAGCTTGAAGAAGAAGGTGAGCAGCGCCATGTTCTTGTTTCCGTCTGTTTTTGCGGGCGGGCGGCAACTCAACTTGCGAGACAAGTGGAAGCCACCCAAGGCGGCAAACAGGCTTTTCTTACCGCTTCAGCGTCCCTGCCGTGGTCGGAGCTGGCTAGCGGTCTGGCCGTCACGCTGGTGCTGTCGCTGCTCGTCTCGGCGCTTTACCGCGTCTTCCGgctggagctgctgctgctctacAGGTCCCGCTTCGGTACCGACGAGCGCTACACGGGTGAGAGCAAAATCAAGTCACGCGGCTCAAACCAAAACAAGGGCATTTCCGAACAAAATCTCTCCGTTCTAACGGTTGAGGGAGGCCCTTGTATCCTCCTGTCAAGTGACTTCCTGCCcacgtgtgcatgcgtgtgtgtgtgcagacaaTAAGGAGTTCGACGTGTACATGTCGTACGCCAGGAAGAGTGAGGAAGAGCAATTTGTTCTGAGCACACTACGCCGAGTCCTGGAGAACGATCTGGGATACACCGTGTGCATCTTTGACAGAGACAGCCTGCCGGGCGGGAGTGAGTTGACACTTGAACTCGTGATTGAAAACAGCTCgctcgcgtgtgtgcgtgtgtgtgtgacttgatGGCGGCCAATCTCATTTGGATCCATCCCGTCCGTCTTCCTTTCCGCACGGGCGCTCAGCCATCACGGACGAGACGCTGAGCTTCGTGGCTCGCAGTCGCCGCCTGGTGGTGGTGTTGGGCCCCGGCTACGCTCGACAGGGCTCCCAGGCCCTGCTGGAGCTCAAGGCGGGAATGGACGGCCTGGCGGGCGGCCACCTGCGCCTGGTCCTGGTCCAGTACAAGCGCATGCGGCGGCAGGAGTGGGTGCGCGAGCTGAGGCGGGCGCGCGTGGCGCTGGCCACGGTGCGCTGGCGGGGCGAGCCCTCGCGGGAGCTGACGTCGCGCTTCTGGAAGAAGCTGAGGCTGGAGCTGCCCGTCAGGAGGCCGCCCGGCGCCCGTGGGGATGAGGAAGGAGGCCAGGGGGCGGGGCTGATGACCACCCCCAACCGGGACCAGTCTCCTCTCAACCCCGAGGCCTCGTGAGCTTGCCATTTGTGCGGAAAGTGCATCCATTGcgccttttcctccttcagctgACTTGGGCAGAGGGGAGACCAAGCAAAGTGGTCGTCCAAAGCTCGCAAGCGTTCTGGAAAATATGCCGCCTGACATTTCCTGAGCAAACTGGGTGCTGCCCCGATGCGCTTTACTCTCATTTCATTGTCGCTGGTTGGCGCAACCCGATGCAGGCCGCCCACCGATGGCTTCACCCCTCCCAACGGCGGAAGTGGGCCGGCCGCCGAGCTACCGCGTGACGTCAGCCAGGGCGCGCCTCCGAGCACTGCCCCGACCCACCCAAGTCAAGGAACCCTGCTGACGTTTGTTTGAGCTCACATCAGCATTTGGGGCTCTGCCAAGCAGTCACCAGAACCAGGAGGAGTCATTTCCGTGTCTCTGCTGCCACTGCTCCAAACTCTTTCTGTATGCACTCACTCATGTTATCACCAATAAAAAGACTCCATCAATCAAGAATTGGCCAAGACTTTTATTGTGTAGTTGAGTAATCATTTGAAGTACCGTAGTGCTGGATGCAAATGGACGTTGACGCGTTTCCACCGCGCTGCCGCACAGCGGCTCCCGGCCGGGGCTTCCGACGACGGTCAGGTCAAGAAAGGCACGCAACTGTCGACAGGCTGCAATTAAGCACAGCAAGAAATCTCCACTGTCTGTGCATGGGGGGATCATCGTAACGTTTGCTTCATTGCTCTTGACGTTCGCTCATCTTTCAGTGCCACAAAATGGATGCCCATGCCATTGGAAGCCTTGCCGGCGGCGGCTACTTGCCGTTCCACCACGCACGCGCGCCGCCGCACAAAGACGCCAGCCTCAAGTCCGAACTGCACAAGTCTTACATCCGCATGACAATGCAGAGTTCAaagcttttcctttttttttgcggtGAGCGTAATGTTTGACCGCGTCTC
This genomic window from Syngnathus typhle isolate RoL2023-S1 ecotype Sweden linkage group LG6, RoL_Styp_1.0, whole genome shotgun sequence contains:
- the LOC133155178 gene encoding interleukin-1 receptor accessory protein isoform X3, whose translation is MSQAATRQELSPQQDRIEVPPTATPRHATPQLESLERDGLCKRRPSTLSGKRIACIWSLVNFFGPLLVATVMVNLHTSTVPAEARCQDLGELRVLEGEASWVRCPFRGLANGSSSHALTWYRLLPGHLERPIKRSGRVSTERDCLRFQPAAAEDSGRYACRLRNRSACVNVRVVSRPQEAPEDPKCHWPLAAEPGQVVIPLEGDMVLECPDWREVAAAAADDAPAVIWYHACEQPDRWTSDREQVGARLQVHYMVDHYQGLYVCQVHYRRSGRALHFTRGLNVTAVSASSLPKVPSVLQPTREHVFSVKRGQDVRLLCTGHFPYLDQDLEWDIWWSVDGNRTEQLAERRFSTSNRRLRSRYGDRTEESVLLIRNFGSQDLGKTYNCSVKNREGFQTRRAQLEEEASLPWSELASGLAVTLVLSLLVSALYRVFRLELLLLYRSRFGTDERYTDNKEFDVYMSYARKSEEEQFVLSTLRRVLENDLGYTVCIFDRDSLPGGTITDETLSFVARSRRLVVVLGPGYARQGSQALLELKAGMDGLAGGHLRLVLVQYKRMRRQEWVRELRRARVALATVRWRGEPSRELTSRFWKKLRLELPVRRPPGARGDEEGGQGAGLMTTPNRDQSPLNPEAS
- the LOC133155178 gene encoding interleukin-1 receptor accessory protein isoform X1, which codes for MSQAATRQELSPQQDRIEVPPTATPRHATPQLESLERDGLCKRRPSTLSGKRIACIWSLVNFFGPLLVATVMVNLHTSTVPAEARCQDLGELRVLEGEASWVRCPFRGLANGSSSHALTWYRLLPGHLERPIKRRSTSSGTLQNAVRLLLTFTCFFAWFRGSGRVSTERDCLRFQPAAAEDSGRYACRLRNRSACVNVRVVSRPQEAPEDPKCHWPLAAEPGQVVIPLEGDMVLECPDWREVAAAAADDAPAVIWYHACEQPDRWTSDREQVGARLQVHYMVDHYQGLYVCQVHYRRSGRALHFTRGLNVTAVSASSLPKVPSVLQPTREHVFSVKRGQDVRLLCTGHFPYLDQDLEWDIWWSVDGNRTEQLAERRFSTSNRRLRSRYGDRTEESVLLIRNFGSQDLGKTYNCSVKNREGFQTRRAQLEEEASLPWSELASGLAVTLVLSLLVSALYRVFRLELLLLYRSRFGTDERYTDNKEFDVYMSYARKSEEEQFVLSTLRRVLENDLGYTVCIFDRDSLPGGTITDETLSFVARSRRLVVVLGPGYARQGSQALLELKAGMDGLAGGHLRLVLVQYKRMRRQEWVRELRRARVALATVRWRGEPSRELTSRFWKKLRLELPVRRPPGARGDEEGGQGAGLMTTPNRDQSPLNPEAS
- the LOC133155178 gene encoding interleukin-1 receptor accessory protein isoform X4 codes for the protein MGKRIACIWSLVNFFGPLLVATVMVNLHTSTVPAEARCQDLGELRVLEGEASWVRCPFRGLANGSSSHALTWYRLLPGHLERPIKRRSTSSGTLQNAVRLLLTFTCFFAWFRGSGRVSTERDCLRFQPAAAEDSGRYACRLRNRSACVNVRVVSRPQEAPEDPKCHWPLAAEPGQVVIPLEGDMVLECPDWREVAAAAADDAPAVIWYHACEQPDRWTSDREQVGARLQVHYMVDHYQGLYVCQVHYRRSGRALHFTRGLNVTAVSASSLPKVPSVLQPTREHVFSVKRGQDVRLLCTGHFPYLDQDLEWDIWWSVDGNRTEQLAERRFSTSNRRLRSRYGDRTEESVLLIRNFGSQDLGKTYNCSVKNREGFQTRRAQLEEEASLPWSELASGLAVTLVLSLLVSALYRVFRLELLLLYRSRFGTDERYTDNKEFDVYMSYARKSEEEQFVLSTLRRVLENDLGYTVCIFDRDSLPGGTITDETLSFVARSRRLVVVLGPGYARQGSQALLELKAGMDGLAGGHLRLVLVQYKRMRRQEWVRELRRARVALATVRWRGEPSRELTSRFWKKLRLELPVRRPPGARGDEEGGQGAGLMTTPNRDQSPLNPEAS
- the LOC133155178 gene encoding interleukin-1 receptor accessory protein isoform X5 translates to MVLECPDWREVAAAAADDAPAVIWYHACEQPDRWTSDREQVGARLQVHYMVDHYQGLYVCQVHYRRSGRALHFTRGLNVTAVSASSLPKVPSVLQPTREHVFSVKRGQDVRLLCTGHFPYLDQDLEWDIWWSVDGNRTEQLAERRFSTSNRRLRSRYGDRTEESVLLIRNFGSQDLGKTYNCSVKNREGFQTRRAQLEEEASLPWSELASGLAVTLVLSLLVSALYRVFRLELLLLYRSRFGTDERYTDNKEFDVYMSYARKSEEEQFVLSTLRRVLENDLGYTVCIFDRDSLPGGTITDETLSFVARSRRLVVVLGPGYARQGSQALLELKAGMDGLAGGHLRLVLVQYKRMRRQEWVRELRRARVALATVRWRGEPSRELTSRFWKKLRLELPVRRPPGARGDEEGGQGAGLMTTPNRDQSPLNPEAS
- the LOC133155178 gene encoding interleukin-1 receptor accessory protein isoform X2 is translated as MSQAATRQELSPQQDRIEVPPTATPRHATPQLESLERDGLCKRRPSTLSGKRIACIWSLVNFFGPLLVATVMVNLHTSTVPAEARCQDLGELRVLEGEASWVRCPFRGLANGSSSHALTWYRLLPGHLERPIKRRSTSSGTLQNAVRLLLTFTCFFAWFRGSGRVSTERDCLRFQPAAAEDSGRYACRLRNRSACVNVRVVSRPQEAPEDPKCHWPLAAEPGQVVIPLEGDMVLECPDWREVAAAAADDAPAVIWYHACEQPDRWTSDREQVGARLQVHYMVDHYQGLYVCQVHYRRSGRALHFTRGLNVTAVSSSLPKVPSVLQPTREHVFSVKRGQDVRLLCTGHFPYLDQDLEWDIWWSVDGNRTEQLAERRFSTSNRRLRSRYGDRTEESVLLIRNFGSQDLGKTYNCSVKNREGFQTRRAQLEEEASLPWSELASGLAVTLVLSLLVSALYRVFRLELLLLYRSRFGTDERYTDNKEFDVYMSYARKSEEEQFVLSTLRRVLENDLGYTVCIFDRDSLPGGTITDETLSFVARSRRLVVVLGPGYARQGSQALLELKAGMDGLAGGHLRLVLVQYKRMRRQEWVRELRRARVALATVRWRGEPSRELTSRFWKKLRLELPVRRPPGARGDEEGGQGAGLMTTPNRDQSPLNPEAS